Within the Macaca nemestrina isolate mMacNem1 chromosome 4 unlocalized genomic scaffold, mMacNem.hap1 SUPER_4_unloc_8, whole genome shotgun sequence genome, the region gggctcccaCACTCaatgaagaggatcccagggtacgtctagccctggaatcttttgggtatcgaggggggaggagcgggcgagtgtcacacggtcctcagagactgggttggattccaaagagttctgccagcaccatccgggttgcttttcccatccaaggtgggcctggcttgggacctcctccccggcccgacaggtccctggagagactcttgggagcaacctccctttccactcagaatcctgtgtagccaggttgaGCTGTGTtgtggacatcgggttcacgatcgtcccTGCTAGAACgctgagtccttcctttgagagttcctccgtcacatgggctttgggagggaacatcgtaaccgaaccctccctccacttaagggcccccatgccggtgtcccctctttggaatcctcattcagttctgaattcacagtccgtctcaatgttgacattggatcactgcctgtggcttcagctcattcactgacgtgacttcctttccacccacagatcaagtgcaaaaactgcggggcctttgggcacacggccagaagtaccaggtgccccatgaagtgctggaacggagccctggttccccagacctttgggagaaaggaagggaaggaaaacctgaaaccatggaagccccaggttcgagggaacccgggacccttgaacaaggaaaagggagagaaggaagagagaccgaggtgagcagtgggaggggttttcaccatccttagggtactgccacctaaggacacggtgtctctgcacctgcacaccgtgtgcctttccgtctctgggacagggaaggaacgctgcagagaaacagaccagagctccgtgtcctcccgggttccccacccaggagctcctttggctctgggagattcagggacgggggagaggcgggggcgcttcgtgcaggttccccatgacagggggaaaagcaacggaatccaaacgacagtccttacttgggaagcctagagggccaccggcatgatgggaaggttggcacatgagggaaggtgcagaggcggaaagggcacaaaagttccatttgtgtatcacaaaacacagaacgggactgggccccagacagggttctccctgtctcctggggagaaccggggggcagggcctgaactttttctcttctgcaggcaacaagacccgcagaggaaggctctcctccagatcttttccgggacacctcgggagaagcagccgccaaatcgaaaagaATCCctggaatcttgtgattatctgagggtgagtgtcaccctgggcccctggtctttttctcctctaggtcaccctggttgatttcctttcaggttcccgtgtgtgaggggatcggggaaaccctcttccctgccttcttggggtcagggactccacgatccttccaggtccatttgattccaggtgaaggcatctgaaggtgccgtatttgctgttgctttctttctgtgcaatgacggcaagcctgccaacaacatcttcctagcggcgtgaggaaattagtccctcaggggccccaaacatggaggaggctcaccccaggaacatgcatgttttcagaaaagacgtcctggggacccttgagccaccaacctgccttcagaagggcgttagtccgtcccacttcatggaaggctgagtggaggcgctttgatccagtgaatgcccaagacacagtctttagaaaaatggtattcttagatcATAGCTggagagtgcatttttcatgggtcttgtcccgatcagcactcacgttgaggatctgttcctacttccaaggaccgcctcTCCgtaccgtattaagaatttcctgctgtgtgcaccttgtctttggatgtggttgatttccatgttggctccatgccgaggaactTCTAACGTGTGtggtttcctttctttcaggttgcaagcaggccaatgccggtgcacacaaccaataagaggccacgcgtggaccctgccctcactgatggctcagctaccaaaatgtctgacacggtatccaTCTTGGCTtcactgtctcccctcagaaaagccagtctgAGCTCCTTGTCAAGTCTCCGACCAAAGGCACGAcagacaggggctgtggccgacgtccctcagccgggagtcaggcagcagggcccagagcctctcgtcgtggtgaagccgacacacagcaggcctcagggtggccgccgagaagttccccaggctgcctccaagccccacggcctgatccgggtcatcagcccccaggcacaagacaaacttcctgcggtgacctcacagccctgcccaccagccgacacacacagcctgggcctcggctccaatctcagtttcaggccaggagccaagagacctgcccaggctccgactcaggcttgcctgaacttccccaagaaaccgagaatgagtcccttccagatgcccgaaaatgccatccagggaggtgagctggggaccccggagactctccaacctccgccagctgcaaccaaactcagaccaagtccgtcgccccagatgagcagggggacacccgcccaggtgcccagcagtgaCCGGCAGCCTCTGCACAACAGACATtgcctgcctactgcccaggcctgcaccatgtcccatcacccagcggccagccacgatggggcccagcctctcagaatgctcttccggagactggaaaacggatggtggagctccagcctcctgacagctccctcgtttccctctcctgagaaGCCGGGAGCCTTCCTCGCTCACAGCCCTCgtgtctcagagaagtctgaggctccctgtgttcctgtccccctgagtgtcctctatgaggaccttcaggtttcctcctcctcctcagacagcgattctgacctggagtgagactgcaggtggccggggctccattgcatCCAGCTCCTgtgacttggaggggtctgtgggactgaggagcacagagcagagagcagactgtgtatggtgactcccaagctccccagctgtggtgcttctgtggatgttggagcccaggccaggcagggaccaaatgcagagactctgcctcatcgaattctggtgagggacatcgTAGTTtgcagggctctccggaaacccgccaccaaaagcttctgtgccagtgattcgttgcctcagaaactgggtgacggtgacgcgcgggagtcagacttccgctgtgatgttagtaggaaactggggacttgctgtgtgtttgctctctagatgactgaatcagggaacagttagggaaccctgagagatgcaggccttcagctgtgccccgccctgacagcagtgttttggatgctgtgaagcgttctgcgcaaagcgttcttggggtgtttcctcagcctcgAAAATTGGGCTCTGGAATGCCATTGGAACGaagtgtgtttaatttgttttgaagtgaataaaattctcaaaaagatgacgtactctcttttgactttcattctgtgtttgtgtgtaactgattttcgtgtttgtgtgtaactgattttccaagggcttgaaaatttCTTGACTTGTCAGcaatccaagtcattatgtctctGAAACAGAGTTGATTGAGGGGATCGCAGGTCTTcacaggacctgtgacttcttaaacatccaagAAGTGGGCAAGAGAATCTgagccccactctaccaacacgcacctagtcaaattccgccaagtgaatctcacgcacaTTAACACatggggagcgttgcttgcaccacgagtccccatttggctcactGCGATGCCACATGTGGGGTTTCACACGGATGTGTTGCACCACAGTCCATTTCACAGTGGTAGAATATATGTATTGGTTTTCTGTCGGTTTGTTGGAGGCAAAAACCTGTAATATTTGTTGGTTTTTGGTGGGAGAGTTTcactctggaaaagaaaatattctgaagatGGAGGTTGTCCTAGATTCTATTTCAAGGTGAGTCTACTTGATACCAGTGAAGCATATTTTGGCATATAATACATATGGTTATATTATATTTTGTCtatattacctcattttaaaaaaccattttgtgaaaaatgtcagagTTAGTTATACCAACATTAAATTTCTGATCACGTGTCCAGAAGCACTGTAAAATGCAGCCTAGAATGCAAAATTCCCAGCCACTTCTTTGTTGAACTCTGCAGAGCGGCATTGCATCCAGGGGTTCTCAAAGTGCACTAGTGTGGCATGAGCTGCTCTTTGACTTCCTGTTGAAGTTGGAATCCTGCAGATTGTTTAGGGGTGGTGTCTGCTTGTCCCATCTTTCCAGGTCATCATTAACCTTTCCTCGGCACCCACGTGGACTCAGAACTTACCTAGAGTCACAGGCAAGTCTGGGAAGCTGCCCTTGAGCCTTCGTGCAGTCCATGATGGTTCCATGCCTCTGATCCGCTGGGGCACATTCTGCAGAGGGATGGGCTGGCATAAGCTGTCCCTTCCTTTCCGAAAATCACGGAGATTCCTGGTACCTGAAGCCACATAGAAATATCTGTGGAGTCTCAGGCAGGACAGGGATGCCATTCACAGGCTCCTGTTCTTCCTCTTAATGGCAGCAAGAGTGATTCCTGGGTTTCCTAATTGACTTCAAAACAATTTTGGTGACTTTGTTGTGTCAATGACCACTCCTGTTTCTGTGGCATCCAGTTCACCTGTAAGGTTTTTGGGGATTATGTGGAAACTCGTGCATTTTTCCAGAGCCTCACTTCATCCTGGATGCTCTCAGGCATGCACAAGCAGATCCCTGCCTTGGTGGCATCTTGGAGCATTGCAGGAGACCCCTTAGGTCTAGGAGGCACTAGGAGGTCCATCAGGAATTGGGAGGACATGTGTCTGCCCATCTGTAGTGTGAACTTCTATTCACCTTCAGAATGCAGATTCTTCCTGAACTAATAAATTATCTTCATCTTGGTGTAAGTAGCCACAAAAGAATAATTCATATTAActccattaataaaaataactgaaaatcaacaatgaagataataacgacaatgttaattattataatattgataGTAAAGATAAAACAAAGGCATTAGAGATTAGAGATTCCCTTAAGTGAAGGACAATGTGAAGATATAGGGATACATGAGTTGTTTGGACTCAGAGTCCAATGAAATGtgttcctcaaaggcaaagacaagaagcataaggaaaatacaaagttCATGGATGACCACCTGGGCTACCTTGGAACTCATGTAGGAACACTGCAGGCAAAGTGTACCTCATCCTGGGACTGCCCACCATCCAGCCCCCACTCACCTTCATGAGGTAGGACAGCAGGATAATGGGGAAGGAGTCCATGCAAGGGACGCAAGACTTCTGTCACACCTGATTCAAAGAAGCACTGCTTATGACAGATGTTTATCTCCTAACACTGTGTCACCTCTAACTGCCTGGCTGCATGTCTGCCATCTGTTCTTCTTAGGTCACAGGAGGGACAGACATTACTGTCCACCCATCTGCATACAGA harbors:
- the LOC139361075 gene encoding protein FAM90A5-like, which translates into the protein MMARRDPKSGANRLVRAQTLQKQQRAPVGPRAPTLNEEDPRIKCKNCGAFGHTARSTRCPMKCWNGALVPQTFGRKEGKENLKPWKPQVRGNPGPLNKEKGEKEERPRQQDPQRKALLQIFSGTPREKQPPNRKESLESCDYLRVASRPMPVHTTNKRPRVDPALTDGSATKMSDTVSILASLSPLRKASLSSLSSLRPKARQTGAVADVPQPGVRQQGPEPLVVVKPTHSRPQGGRREVPQAASKPHGLIRVISPQAQDKLPAVTSQPCPPADTHSLGLGSNLSFRPGAKRPAQAPTQACLNFPKKPRMSPFQMPENAIQGGELGTPETLQPPPAATKLRPSPSPQMSRGTPAQVPSSDRQPLHNRHCLPTAQACTMSHHPAASHDGAQPLRMLFRRLENGWWSSSLLTAPSFPSPEKPGAFLAHSPRVSEKSEAPCVPVPLSVLYEDLQVSSSSSDSDSDLE